One window of candidate division KSB1 bacterium genomic DNA carries:
- a CDS encoding DNA photolyase family protein → MDESRPLAAFWFRRDLRMYDNRGLHHALSSGLPVLPVFIFDTDILKELKNPRDPRVEFIHSMLQEIDQQLKRFGSSLKVIIGRPNEVWRSLFSEFPIKKLYFNRDYEPYALRRDDEVRKTAQEFGVEIHSFCDQTIFPPDHVTKADGLPYTVYTPFKNAWIKRLAAEPTALSEYAVEPFFERFAKIPQATIPTLEMVGFSQSGIVFPSREIPFEKIRRYHLDRDYPAVDGTSKLGMHLRFGTVSIRRLVRAAMELNETWLNELIWREFFMMILYHFPHVVDHAFRIEFDSIHWRQAEEDFERWKEGTTGYPLVDAGMRQLAQTGFMHNRLRMVTASFLVKHLLIDWRLGERWFAEKLLDYELASNNGNWQWAAGTGCDAVPYFRIFNPELQRKRFDPQDDFIRQWVPEFGTQSYPAPIVDHDFARRRAVQVFSKASRAIKGTSESLP, encoded by the coding sequence ATGGATGAATCTCGTCCTTTGGCCGCTTTCTGGTTTCGCCGCGATCTGCGGATGTACGACAATCGCGGGCTGCACCATGCTCTTAGCAGCGGTCTGCCGGTTCTTCCCGTCTTTATTTTTGATACCGACATTCTCAAAGAACTAAAAAATCCTCGCGATCCGCGCGTCGAGTTTATCCACTCGATGCTGCAGGAAATCGATCAGCAATTGAAACGGTTTGGAAGCTCTCTAAAAGTCATAATCGGCCGGCCGAATGAGGTTTGGCGCAGCCTGTTCAGCGAATTTCCCATCAAAAAGCTCTATTTCAACCGGGATTATGAGCCCTATGCATTGCGCCGAGATGATGAGGTCCGCAAAACGGCGCAGGAATTCGGGGTGGAGATTCATTCCTTTTGCGATCAGACAATTTTTCCCCCTGATCATGTCACCAAAGCCGATGGACTGCCCTATACCGTTTATACCCCTTTTAAAAACGCCTGGATCAAGCGCCTGGCCGCAGAACCGACAGCATTATCCGAATATGCCGTCGAACCTTTTTTTGAACGATTTGCAAAAATTCCGCAAGCGACGATTCCGACTCTGGAAATGGTAGGTTTTTCACAAAGCGGCATTGTTTTCCCCTCTCGAGAGATTCCTTTTGAAAAAATTCGTCGGTACCATCTCGACCGCGACTATCCGGCTGTAGACGGCACGTCAAAGTTGGGGATGCATCTCCGTTTCGGCACCGTAAGCATCAGACGCTTGGTGCGCGCGGCGATGGAGCTGAACGAAACATGGCTGAATGAGCTGATCTGGCGGGAATTCTTTATGATGATACTGTACCATTTTCCGCATGTGGTCGACCACGCTTTTCGCATAGAATTCGACTCTATACACTGGCGGCAGGCGGAGGAAGATTTTGAACGCTGGAAAGAGGGAACTACAGGCTATCCGCTTGTCGACGCCGGTATGCGGCAACTGGCCCAAACCGGTTTTATGCATAATCGATTGCGAATGGTAACGGCAAGCTTTCTCGTCAAACATCTGTTGATCGATTGGCGGCTCGGAGAACGGTGGTTTGCGGAAAAACTGCTCGATTATGAGCTCGCTTCCAACAACGGCAATTGGCAATGGGCTGCCGGCACCGGCTGCGACGCAGTTCCCTACTTTCGCATCTTTAATCCCGAGCTGCAGCGAAAACGCTTCGATCCTCAGGATGATTTCATCCGGCAATGGGTCCCTGAATTTGGAACTCAATCTTATCCGGCACCGATAGTCGATCATGACTTTGCGCGCCGGCGCGCCGTTCAAGTTTTTTCCAAAGCGAGCAGAGCAATAAAGGGAACGAGCGAATCTTTGCCCTGA
- a CDS encoding TrkH family potassium uptake protein, translating to MRNNKFVQEKEKAISSGKKTGSIKLFRPETVLPISFATLILLGSLILYLPICSGEGHTLYVDALFTAASAVCVTGLTVVDTGSHWSTVGTAVILMLIQIGGLGIMTFTSFFVLLVTRRLSIMNRDLIGANFSVASAKGNVRNLLLTIVLGTLAVEFLGAALLFLRFKDAYPLGYSIYLALFHSVSAFCNAGFSLFSTSLTAFQGDILVNFTVMGLIVIGGIGFWVLYDLRNVPYRKGNFHSTTLHTRVVIYTSLILIGIGALWFALNEWNNVLAGLPLKNRILASLFQAVTPRTAGFNTINIGDLRDSTLLMMILLMVIGASSGSCGGGIKTSTMAVILAMVVAQINNRGQVQIFKRGIPDHIVSKSIVILFFAIVLLFGVLIALLITERPLQPLFAGRGLFLNLLFESASAFGTVGLSTGVTSFLSSTGKVIVTVLMYLGRVGSATLAVVVAGENVKSIRYAEDDILVG from the coding sequence TTGAGAAACAACAAGTTTGTCCAGGAAAAGGAGAAGGCTATTTCATCCGGCAAGAAAACAGGGTCGATAAAACTATTTCGTCCCGAAACGGTGCTGCCGATTAGTTTTGCGACTCTTATTTTGTTGGGCTCTTTGATCTTGTACCTACCGATTTGTTCCGGAGAGGGCCACACCCTGTATGTCGATGCCCTTTTTACAGCCGCCTCCGCAGTTTGCGTGACAGGGCTGACGGTGGTGGATACCGGTTCGCACTGGAGCACCGTCGGTACGGCCGTGATTCTTATGTTGATCCAAATAGGCGGCTTAGGGATCATGACCTTCACCTCATTCTTTGTGCTGCTGGTTACGCGGCGATTGAGCATCATGAACAGAGATTTGATCGGCGCTAATTTCAGTGTCGCTTCGGCAAAAGGCAATGTTCGTAATCTTCTTCTGACCATCGTTTTGGGAACCTTGGCGGTCGAGTTTTTGGGCGCAGCACTGCTGTTCTTACGCTTCAAAGATGCTTATCCTCTCGGCTATTCGATTTATCTGGCGCTGTTCCATTCCGTTTCCGCCTTTTGCAATGCGGGATTCTCTCTGTTCAGCACCAGCCTAACGGCTTTTCAAGGCGATATACTTGTCAATTTTACCGTCATGGGCCTCATCGTGATCGGCGGCATCGGCTTTTGGGTGCTCTATGATTTGCGCAATGTGCCTTACCGCAAGGGAAACTTTCACTCGACAACGCTGCACACGCGGGTCGTTATTTACACTTCGCTGATTTTGATCGGCATCGGGGCGTTATGGTTTGCATTGAACGAATGGAACAACGTGCTTGCCGGACTGCCCCTCAAGAACAGAATTCTGGCCTCCTTGTTTCAGGCCGTAACGCCGCGGACGGCCGGTTTCAACACCATCAATATCGGTGATCTGCGTGACAGCACTTTATTGATGATGATACTGCTGATGGTGATCGGCGCTTCGTCCGGGTCCTGCGGCGGCGGCATCAAAACCTCGACGATGGCGGTCATTTTGGCCATGGTGGTTGCACAAATCAACAACCGAGGTCAAGTGCAGATCTTTAAGCGAGGCATTCCGGATCATATCGTTTCCAAATCCATTGTGATCTTGTTCTTTGCCATCGTTCTCCTGTTCGGCGTTTTGATCGCTTTGCTTATTACCGAAAGGCCCCTGCAGCCTCTGTTTGCCGGGCGCGGTCTTTTCCTCAACCTTCTGTTCGAATCCGCATCCGCTTTCGGAACGGTCGGGTTGTCAACCGGCGTCACCTCTTTCCTGTCATCGACGGGTAAAGTCATCGTCACGGTTTTGATGTACCTGGGAAGAGTCGGTTCCGCAACTTTGGCTGTGGTTGTGGCCGGAGAAAATGTAAAAAGCATTCGGTACGCTGAAGACGACATTCTAGTAGGTTAA
- a CDS encoding TrkA family potassium uptake protein: MKSFAVIGLSSFGYYLAKYLSDQGYHVLAVDKREDRIERVKAFVEKAIVIDATDKETLSTLGLEDLDGVFVSLGDEMDASILVTLYLREMKVKRIVAKALTEDHGKILDIIGAHQVVFPERDEAYRISRNLRSDYILDTIDLMEGYSIIEIAPPQEFIGHTLGELDLRNKYGVQVIVIKELIPEKIVMVPSADHMVKDTSILMILGDDESLEKIRKMK; encoded by the coding sequence ATGAAATCGTTCGCAGTCATCGGTTTGAGCAGCTTCGGCTACTATTTGGCTAAATATCTATCTGATCAAGGCTATCACGTTTTGGCGGTAGACAAAAGAGAAGATCGGATCGAGAGAGTCAAGGCATTTGTGGAAAAAGCCATTGTGATCGACGCCACCGACAAGGAGACCCTTTCGACTTTGGGGCTGGAGGATTTGGACGGCGTCTTTGTCAGCTTGGGCGACGAAATGGACGCCAGCATTTTGGTGACACTCTATTTGCGCGAAATGAAAGTCAAGCGCATCGTCGCCAAAGCGCTGACCGAAGATCACGGCAAGATCCTCGATATCATCGGGGCGCATCAAGTGGTTTTTCCTGAGCGGGATGAGGCTTACCGCATCTCGCGCAATCTGCGCAGCGATTATATTCTGGACACCATCGATCTGATGGAGGGATACAGCATCATCGAAATTGCGCCTCCCCAGGAATTTATTGGTCATACCTTGGGCGAGCTGGACCTGCGCAACAAATACGGCGTACAAGTAATTGTCATTAAGGAACTGATACCGGAAAAAATCGTTATGGTCCCTTCGGCAGACCATATGGTCAAAGACACGAGTATTTTGATGATTCTCGGGGATGACGAATCATTGGAAAAAATACGCAAAATGAAGTAG